From Amphritea atlantica, a single genomic window includes:
- a CDS encoding ferrochelatase, with protein sequence MSQPKTAVLLVNLGSPDQPTPAAVRRYLKEFLSDRRVVEGDGIMRLVWLTVLNGIILTFRPRKVAKLYASIWDQDSPLRLILNQQVAALQLALQQTSPDQDIQVFAAMTYGNPGLSARLEELTQAGYRKILVLPLYPQYSATTTAPIYDLIARFQLKTRHFPDIRVVQDYHDHPLYIRALAESVQAFRTANPKSDKLVLSYHGIPQEYADKGDPYPEHCHRTSELLAKELGLTTDQWQTTFQSRFGPKAWLQPYTDKTLEKLPESGVKRVDIICPAFSADCLETLEEIAVENRDVFLSAGGEQYHYIPALNTEQGMIRLLVALVKQNSSGWFNLARTDNEQNEISNAS encoded by the coding sequence ATGTCCCAGCCCAAAACAGCAGTACTGCTGGTTAATTTAGGCTCGCCAGACCAACCGACCCCAGCCGCAGTGCGCCGCTACCTTAAAGAGTTTCTCTCTGATCGCCGGGTGGTGGAAGGCGATGGGATTATGCGTCTGGTCTGGTTAACGGTACTTAACGGTATCATCCTGACCTTCCGTCCCCGCAAGGTAGCAAAACTATACGCATCTATCTGGGATCAGGATTCGCCCCTGCGGCTGATACTTAATCAGCAGGTTGCCGCTCTGCAACTGGCCCTGCAGCAAACCAGTCCGGATCAGGATATTCAGGTTTTTGCCGCTATGACATACGGCAATCCGGGGCTGAGCGCGCGTCTGGAAGAGCTAACCCAGGCGGGCTACCGTAAAATCCTGGTGCTGCCGCTCTATCCTCAGTATTCGGCCACCACAACCGCTCCGATTTATGACCTGATCGCCCGGTTTCAGTTGAAGACCCGCCACTTTCCCGATATTCGGGTAGTCCAGGACTACCATGACCATCCACTCTATATCCGGGCGCTGGCCGAATCCGTTCAGGCATTCCGGACAGCTAATCCCAAAAGCGATAAACTGGTACTCTCGTATCATGGGATTCCGCAAGAGTACGCTGATAAGGGTGATCCTTACCCGGAGCATTGTCACCGTACGTCCGAACTGCTGGCAAAAGAGTTGGGGCTGACCACTGACCAGTGGCAGACCACCTTTCAGTCCCGTTTCGGGCCAAAGGCATGGTTACAGCCCTATACCGATAAAACCCTTGAGAAACTGCCTGAGAGTGGCGTAAAGCGTGTGGATATCATCTGTCCGGCATTCTCAGCAGACTGCCTGGAAACCCTCGAAGAGATCGCCGTGGAGAACCGCGATGTGTTTCTGTCGGCGGGTGGGGAGCAGTATCACTATATTCCGGCACTGAATACCGAGCAGGGGATGATCCGCCTGCTGGTAGCGCTGGTGAAACAGAACAGTTCGGGCTGGTTTAATCTGGCCCGTACCGATAATGAACAGAATGAGATAAGCAATGCGTCCTGA
- the ppc gene encoding phosphoenolpyruvate carboxylase — translation MTTLHEDLRDDVRMLGDCLGQTIVAHKGQAFLEKIEKIRTLSKAGRSSGKPVDDELLKTLGELGDDELLPVARAFTQFLNLSNIAEEHHRVRRRSGVLDVCTSDSFCGLLGRLQQQGLTKQQIAETVRDMDVELVLTAHPTEVNRRTLIQKFDAITECLQRIDRGEDLRHRLHELISQAWHTDTIRKQRPTPVDEAKWGFAVIENSLWDAVPVFLRHIDQQLFDATGEHLPLSSSPVRFASWMGGDRDGNPNVTSVTTEKVLLLSRWMAADLYMKDIDRLRSELSMNQCSAELRERVGDHPEPYRELLREVCSRLTQTKRWTTERLEGRPVDKEGVYILPQQLLQPLLLIDASLRSCNMSVIADGLLSDTIRRVACFGMTLVNLDIRQNADRHAEVMDELTGFYGIGCYTEWSETNKQMFLLKELQEKRPLLPREWSPSANVQEVLDTFSVVAREEPNSFGSYVISMASQPSDVLTVILLLKESGIHYNMRVAPLFETLDDLDNAENCIRQLLAIPWYKAYTEGHQEVMIGYSDSSKDAGQLAAAWGQYRAQEALTNVCKEYGVHLTLFHGRGGTVGRGGGPSHTAILAQPPGSVAGSLRVTEQGEMIRFKFGVPEIAIRNLELYTSATLEATLAPAPGPKPEWRQLMDEMSLAGLTAYRDVVRYDPQFVPYFRSATPEQELAKLPLGSRPAKRKADGGVESLRAIPWIFAWTQIRLMLPAWLGSDVALQQTLDKGQFELVQVMRRDWPFFRSYMDMLEMVMAKSDGNIAAYYEKRLVSEELAVLGADLRCRLANTIELVKKIKQQDTLLENSPVIRQSIEVRNPYIDPLHFLQAELLYRDRNQPDARLEQALMITMAGISAGMRNTG, via the coding sequence ATGACAACGCTTCACGAAGACCTGAGGGATGATGTCCGGATGCTCGGTGACTGTCTTGGACAGACCATTGTGGCCCATAAAGGACAGGCGTTCCTTGAGAAGATTGAAAAGATCCGGACGCTCTCCAAGGCTGGCCGATCGTCGGGTAAACCTGTCGATGACGAGCTTCTGAAAACCCTTGGCGAACTGGGTGACGATGAACTGCTGCCGGTCGCCAGAGCCTTTACTCAATTTCTTAACTTGTCCAATATCGCTGAAGAGCATCATCGGGTTCGTCGTCGCTCCGGAGTACTGGATGTGTGTACCAGCGACTCATTCTGTGGCCTGCTCGGACGGTTGCAACAGCAAGGGCTGACCAAGCAACAGATTGCTGAAACGGTACGGGATATGGATGTCGAGCTGGTCCTGACCGCCCATCCGACAGAGGTCAACCGGCGCACCCTGATTCAGAAATTTGATGCCATTACCGAATGCCTGCAAAGGATCGATCGGGGTGAAGACCTGCGTCACCGGCTGCATGAACTGATCAGTCAGGCCTGGCACACCGATACCATTCGCAAGCAGAGACCGACTCCGGTGGATGAAGCGAAATGGGGCTTTGCGGTGATTGAAAACTCCCTGTGGGATGCGGTGCCGGTTTTTTTACGGCATATAGATCAGCAGCTGTTTGATGCCACCGGAGAGCATCTGCCGCTGAGTAGCTCTCCGGTGCGGTTTGCCTCCTGGATGGGCGGCGATCGTGACGGCAACCCTAACGTGACCTCCGTGACCACCGAAAAAGTGTTGCTGCTGTCCCGCTGGATGGCGGCCGATCTTTACATGAAAGATATTGACCGGTTACGCAGTGAGTTGTCGATGAACCAGTGCAGTGCTGAATTGCGCGAGCGGGTGGGTGATCATCCGGAGCCCTACCGTGAGCTGCTGCGAGAAGTGTGCAGTCGCCTGACGCAAACCAAGCGCTGGACGACTGAGCGTCTGGAAGGTCGTCCGGTAGATAAAGAGGGGGTCTATATTCTTCCGCAGCAACTGCTGCAACCGCTGTTGCTGATTGATGCCTCACTGCGCAGTTGTAATATGAGCGTGATCGCGGATGGCCTGCTGAGCGACACCATTCGCCGGGTGGCCTGTTTTGGCATGACTCTGGTGAACCTGGATATTCGCCAGAATGCGGATCGGCATGCAGAGGTGATGGACGAGCTGACCGGTTTTTACGGCATCGGTTGTTATACCGAGTGGAGTGAGACCAATAAGCAGATGTTTCTGCTGAAAGAATTGCAGGAGAAGCGGCCTCTACTGCCCCGGGAGTGGTCGCCCTCTGCGAATGTTCAGGAGGTGCTTGATACCTTCAGTGTGGTCGCCCGGGAGGAACCAAACTCCTTCGGCTCCTATGTTATCTCCATGGCCAGTCAGCCATCGGATGTACTGACGGTTATTCTGCTGCTGAAGGAAAGCGGTATCCACTACAACATGCGCGTTGCGCCGCTGTTTGAAACGCTGGATGACCTGGATAACGCGGAAAACTGTATTCGTCAGTTATTGGCGATCCCCTGGTATAAAGCATATACCGAGGGGCATCAGGAGGTGATGATCGGTTATTCTGACTCATCGAAGGATGCCGGACAGCTGGCGGCGGCCTGGGGCCAGTATCGGGCACAGGAAGCGCTGACTAATGTGTGTAAAGAGTATGGTGTTCACCTGACGCTATTCCATGGTCGGGGCGGCACCGTGGGTCGTGGGGGAGGGCCCAGCCATACCGCAATTCTGGCGCAGCCTCCGGGGTCGGTTGCCGGAAGCCTGCGGGTGACTGAGCAGGGCGAGATGATTCGCTTCAAGTTTGGTGTGCCGGAGATTGCGATACGTAATCTGGAGCTCTATACCTCAGCGACCCTTGAGGCAACCCTGGCTCCGGCTCCCGGACCTAAGCCTGAGTGGCGTCAACTGATGGATGAAATGTCGCTGGCAGGCCTGACCGCTTATCGTGATGTGGTACGCTATGATCCACAGTTTGTACCCTATTTTCGTTCCGCGACACCGGAGCAAGAACTGGCAAAACTGCCGCTGGGCAGCCGTCCGGCAAAGCGTAAAGCGGATGGCGGCGTCGAAAGTCTTCGTGCCATTCCGTGGATTTTTGCCTGGACTCAGATCCGTCTGATGCTGCCGGCCTGGCTGGGCAGTGATGTGGCGCTGCAGCAGACGCTGGATAAAGGTCAGTTTGAGCTGGTGCAGGTCATGCGCAGGGACTGGCCATTCTTTCGCTCCTATATGGATATGCTGGAGATGGTGATGGCGAAGTCCGATGGCAATATTGCGGCGTATTATGAAAAACGGCTGGTGTCTGAAGAGCTGGCGGTGCTGGGAGCCGATCTTCGCTGTCGACTGGCAAACACCATCGAACTGGTGAAAAAGATAAAACAGCAGGATACTCTGCTGGAAAACAGTCCGGTTATCCGTCAGTCGATCGAGGTGCGTAATCCCTATATCGATCCGCTGCATTTTCTGCAGGCAGAGTTGCTCTATCGTGACCGTAACCAGCCGGATGCACGGCTGGAACAGGCGCTGATGATTACCATGGCAGGTATCTCTGCCGGTATGCGGAATACCGGATAG
- a CDS encoding acetate/propionate family kinase, with the protein MSLILTVNGGSSSLKCALFSRNASTPECLYQFKLGNILNTPVMKVLSSDGKVLEQFEPDMAAIDIDSRHQACLDRVIQWVRKQLPDSQICAFGHRVVHGGEAFSEPVVITKKIMKKLEELIPLAPLHQPYNLKLIRACQQLEPELPQIACFDTMFHIGQPKVERHYAIPRQYTEAGVHKYGFHGLSYEYIQRTLEKIGQGAESDKTVICHLGAGASMCAVKQGKSIASSMGFTAVDGLPMGSRTGNIDPGVLLYLQRHYQMDTDQLENFLYKESGWLGVSGISSDMMELEQSDKPEAEEAIAMFAYRAALEIGRLTAALQGLDQLVFTGGVGENDSALRKRICDQLEWLGIKLNKSANKEGEAIISKASAQVVVRVIPTNEEAMIALHAMEVLAAG; encoded by the coding sequence ATGAGCCTGATTCTGACAGTCAATGGCGGTTCTTCCAGCCTGAAATGCGCCCTGTTTTCCCGGAATGCCAGCACACCAGAATGTCTCTATCAATTCAAACTGGGAAATATCCTGAATACACCGGTCATGAAGGTGCTTTCCAGTGATGGAAAAGTACTGGAACAGTTTGAACCCGACATGGCCGCGATTGATATTGATAGCCGCCATCAGGCGTGTCTGGATCGGGTCATTCAGTGGGTACGCAAACAGCTGCCGGACAGTCAGATCTGTGCATTTGGCCACCGGGTCGTTCATGGTGGCGAAGCGTTCAGTGAACCGGTAGTGATTACCAAGAAAATCATGAAAAAGCTGGAAGAACTGATCCCCCTGGCACCGCTGCATCAGCCCTACAACCTGAAACTGATCCGCGCCTGTCAACAACTGGAACCAGAACTGCCGCAAATTGCCTGCTTCGATACCATGTTTCATATCGGTCAGCCAAAGGTCGAGCGTCACTATGCGATCCCCCGCCAATACACCGAAGCCGGTGTACATAAATATGGTTTCCACGGTCTCTCCTACGAATATATTCAGCGCACTCTGGAGAAGATTGGCCAGGGGGCCGAAAGTGATAAAACCGTTATCTGTCATCTCGGTGCCGGTGCCAGCATGTGCGCCGTCAAACAGGGAAAATCGATCGCCTCATCCATGGGCTTCACCGCGGTTGACGGTCTGCCAATGGGTAGCCGCACCGGCAATATCGATCCCGGAGTCCTGCTCTACCTGCAGCGCCACTATCAGATGGACACCGATCAGTTGGAGAACTTCCTCTATAAAGAGAGTGGCTGGCTGGGAGTCTCCGGCATCAGCTCCGATATGATGGAACTGGAGCAATCGGATAAGCCTGAGGCGGAAGAAGCGATCGCCATGTTCGCCTACCGGGCCGCGCTGGAGATCGGCCGCCTCACTGCCGCCCTGCAGGGCTTGGATCAGCTGGTCTTTACCGGCGGAGTGGGTGAAAACGATAGTGCATTGCGCAAGCGTATCTGCGATCAGCTGGAGTGGCTGGGCATCAAGCTCAACAAGAGCGCCAACAAAGAGGGCGAAGCGATCATCAGCAAAGCCAGCGCTCAGGTTGTGGTGCGGGTGATTCCCACCAATGAGGAAGCGATGATCGCATTGCATGCGATGGAAGTATTAGCCGCAGGCTAA
- a CDS encoding bifunctional enoyl-CoA hydratase/phosphate acetyltransferase — MILTEKPPVHNQLEFFIEEAVKARPVITAVVHPVEQNGLMGAIEAAERGLIVPILVGPAAKIKAAAEKYELNIDDYELINVEHSHAAAEQAVSLIRETRAETLMKGDLGTSELLSAVIHKTLGIRTERRLSHIFVLDVPNYHKPLMITDAAINVAPDLLTKQDIVQNAIDFCHALGMKLPKVAILAAVEKVKPSMQSTIDAAALCKMADRGQITGAILDGPLAFDNAISLQAAIDKHISSPVSGDADILLAPDLESANMIAKQLIYLADAKSAGIALGARAPIILNSRSDGTLARLASCALASHMVLHPQGVK, encoded by the coding sequence ATGATTCTCACAGAAAAGCCCCCTGTCCATAACCAGCTGGAATTCTTTATTGAAGAAGCCGTTAAAGCCCGTCCGGTAATCACCGCAGTGGTCCACCCGGTTGAGCAAAACGGACTGATGGGCGCCATTGAGGCTGCAGAGCGTGGGCTGATCGTCCCTATTCTGGTGGGCCCTGCCGCTAAAATAAAAGCGGCCGCTGAAAAATATGAACTGAACATTGACGATTATGAACTGATTAATGTGGAGCACAGTCATGCCGCAGCAGAACAGGCTGTCAGCCTGATCAGAGAGACCCGCGCCGAGACCCTGATGAAGGGTGACCTTGGCACCTCTGAACTGCTGAGTGCGGTGATACATAAAACGCTGGGCATCCGTACCGAGCGTCGACTGAGCCATATCTTCGTACTGGACGTACCAAATTATCATAAGCCACTGATGATCACCGATGCGGCGATCAATGTGGCGCCCGACCTGCTGACCAAACAGGATATCGTGCAGAATGCGATCGACTTTTGCCACGCGCTGGGGATGAAGCTGCCTAAAGTGGCGATTCTGGCCGCAGTCGAGAAAGTAAAACCCTCGATGCAGAGCACTATCGACGCCGCCGCCCTGTGTAAAATGGCTGACCGCGGCCAGATAACCGGAGCCATTCTCGATGGTCCTCTGGCCTTTGATAATGCGATCTCTCTGCAGGCCGCTATTGATAAGCATATATCGTCACCGGTATCTGGCGATGCCGATATACTGCTGGCCCCCGATCTGGAATCGGCCAATATGATCGCCAAGCAGTTGATCTACCTGGCGGATGCCAAGTCTGCCGGGATCGCGCTGGGTGCCCGTGCGCCGATCATTCTGAATAGTCGCTCTGACGGCACTCTGGCGCGTCTGGCATCCTGCGCACTGGCATCTCATATGGTTCTGCATCCTCAGGGAGTTAAATAA
- a CDS encoding YdcH family protein has protein sequence MLGEEHSLAHDFPDYEGLIAELIQSDERFAKDNHYYQSLDKQIRVLEMNNSPIDDLSMHKLKQERAELKDSLYQRLLLREQDRTTG, from the coding sequence ATGTTAGGCGAAGAACACTCTTTAGCGCATGATTTCCCTGATTATGAGGGGCTTATTGCTGAGCTGATACAATCAGATGAACGTTTTGCCAAAGATAACCACTATTACCAGTCCCTCGATAAACAGATCCGGGTGCTGGAAATGAATAATTCACCCATTGATGATCTATCGATGCATAAGTTGAAGCAGGAACGGGCGGAGCTGAAAGATTCGCTCTACCAGCGGCTGCTGCTGCGCGAGCAGGATCGTACCACTGGCTAA
- the rlmB gene encoding 23S rRNA (guanosine(2251)-2'-O)-methyltransferase RlmB, with protein sequence MRPEYIFGIHAATTTLQRDSKRVKGMWVLKGRVDARMQTLLDLAAEKQVRVDWVSRKELDSMAEDGVHQGVVVACEPIQAKNEQFLDAMLEKLEEPAFLLVLDGVTDPHNLGACLRTADAAGVHAVIAPKDKSAPLNATVSKVACGAAEVVPYVLVTNLARTLKDLQQRGIWITGTAGEAETLIYNADLKGPMALVMGAEGQGMRRLTREHCDFLVKIDMAGEVSSLNVSVATGVCLFEAVRQRKA encoded by the coding sequence ATGCGTCCTGAATATATCTTTGGTATCCACGCGGCTACCACCACCCTGCAACGAGACAGCAAACGGGTCAAAGGGATGTGGGTGCTGAAAGGACGTGTCGATGCGCGGATGCAGACGCTACTGGATCTGGCCGCAGAGAAACAAGTCCGGGTCGACTGGGTCAGCCGTAAAGAGCTGGACAGTATGGCTGAAGACGGTGTACATCAGGGGGTCGTGGTCGCCTGTGAGCCGATTCAGGCCAAGAACGAACAGTTCCTCGATGCGATGCTGGAAAAACTGGAAGAGCCTGCGTTTCTATTGGTGCTGGATGGCGTCACCGATCCGCATAATCTGGGTGCCTGCCTGCGAACCGCCGATGCCGCCGGTGTCCATGCGGTGATTGCCCCGAAGGACAAGTCAGCACCGCTCAACGCGACCGTCAGCAAAGTCGCCTGCGGTGCCGCAGAAGTAGTGCCCTACGTACTGGTCACCAACCTCGCCCGCACCCTGAAAGACCTGCAACAGCGTGGCATCTGGATCACCGGTACTGCCGGAGAAGCGGAAACCCTGATCTACAACGCTGACCTCAAAGGCCCGATGGCGCTGGTGATGGGTGCCGAAGGACAGGGCATGCGCCGCCTCACACGCGAACACTGTGACTTTCTGGTAAAGATTGATATGGCCGGGGAAGTCTCTTCTCTTAACGTCTCGGTGGCCACCGGGGTGTGTCTGTTTGAAGCGGTTCGACAAAGAAAAGCGTAG
- the adk gene encoding adenylate kinase has translation MRIILLGAPGAGKGTQAQYICEKYGIPQISTGDMLRAAVKAGTPLGIEAKKVMDAGGLVSDEIIIGLVKERITEADCANGALFDGFPRTIPQADAMKDAGVTIDAVVEIDVADEEIIKRMAGRRVHPGSGRTYHVIFNPPAVEGKDDVTGEDLVQREDDKEETVRQRLDVYHEQTAPLINYYKGWSQESPESAPKYNYIPGVGSVDDIRDAVFASLEK, from the coding sequence ATGCGAATTATTCTTTTGGGTGCGCCGGGTGCTGGTAAAGGTACTCAGGCTCAGTACATCTGCGAAAAATATGGTATTCCACAGATCTCTACAGGCGATATGTTGCGTGCGGCGGTTAAAGCAGGCACCCCGCTGGGGATTGAAGCTAAGAAGGTAATGGATGCGGGTGGCCTGGTTTCTGATGAGATCATCATCGGTCTGGTAAAAGAGCGCATTACCGAGGCGGATTGCGCAAACGGTGCGCTGTTTGACGGTTTCCCACGTACGATTCCACAGGCGGATGCGATGAAAGATGCCGGCGTCACAATCGATGCCGTTGTCGAGATCGATGTTGCTGACGAAGAGATCATCAAGCGCATGGCCGGTCGTCGTGTACACCCGGGTTCAGGTCGCACTTACCACGTTATTTTCAACCCACCTGCGGTTGAGGGTAAAGACGATGTGACCGGTGAAGACCTGGTGCAGCGTGAAGATGATAAAGAGGAAACCGTACGCCAGCGTCTGGATGTGTACCATGAGCAAACGGCTCCGCTGATCAACTATTATAAAGGCTGGTCTCAAGAGTCTCCTGAGAGTGCCCCTAAATACAACTATATCCCGGGTGTCGGCAGTGTAGATGATATCCGTGATGCGGTATTTGCCTCACTGGAAAAGTAA